tctttatcgctcgaatatgcaagagtgatagagaggcagaaaccgaactttcgattgtcgtgtttcacggtaggccatgtgacgcaaaatgtgtcattgatgtttgtttactgtatgtgctagttgtgccacctacgcagagctttgcctaatattccctattgcagTATGTTCCGTGACAACCTTTtccactaagcgccacttgcaccattccactaacccggggtcaaccggttaaacctggagttaccatggttaccagtacaatttatcACTGGGTTAACGGTATAACCGCTTAAccgcgggttagtgggatggtgcaagtggccctaaggaaAGGGAATGTATGTACGTTTACATGCAGTGGAAGACCTAACCCCAGCCTTTCTTTTCGTCAGTTAGGTTAGACCCATTAGAGAATTTGTCCCATCGCAACTAACCTTGTAAAATTTACCTCACATTTTAAGATAACAGCGCAGTTAGTAGATCCCacaattttaaattttgttttttttttcttattaaagtatcccatattttttgattttattCCATGAGCTTTGCCATACCTACAGTACAGACAaacctagagtcagaccaacacaagtctacaacgattttggTAACACACGCATAGGGTTGTCATACGTCCGGATTTGTCCGGAcatgtccggatttttgaccctttttccggattgcggccggacttggcatgtgtccggatttttaggaatgaccttataaaaataaaatgggcGCCTGGGGAGGGGGCTACGGGATCGGGCGAAGGGAAAGGGAAAAGTAGATCCACGATACAGTACACCGCAGAGAGCAGCGCGAAATCTCTGCTACAagaaatgtccggatttttagggtgatgtccggatttttattAGGACATTTAATTCCATATGGCAACCTTAcacacgcagtacaagtgttattttaaacatcaaacttctttgaaattatgacgtataaataacagttgTACTACGTGtagtatcaaaatcgttgcagacttgtcttggtctgactctagataAACAGAGTTCAAGAGACCCGGAAAGATTTCATTATTAAACGGACACAGACCTGgggccaattttttatttataggtttttACTTTTACGTAGGTtggtagttttagtttagtttgtttagttcttagtttaattttatttgttagttttaatttgtttttaggtgTAATTAAGAGCTGCAGTTAAGATTAATATACAAAAGGTTGTTTGCAAGGTagcatattatgtattatgacTTACATGTGTCTCCAAAGTGGCGACACCGGAGTTTAGAGCCCACACCTTCTTCATGGAATCCCATGTGTAGTCACTCCTCCGGAATGTTACAAAGGCGTTGTAAAGGTACGAACGACAGATGCGGGGACAACTAGTGTAGTTGTGATCTTCGTACATACTGGAAACGagtttttgattaatttataacCCAGTAATATAATTGGAGGCAATTGAAGATACTAAATGTAAACCAGTAATATTAATCTGGAAATTGGACATAAACCATATTAACAAGTTgggtaagtaggtaagtacaataaGTACTACATGActgaaattataaaaaataccaaaaaGTTGTATAACAAAACAATCCACTTTCAAGAAGACAAGCCaaaactttatattaatatgatGAGTTATTGTTCGTAAACGTTTGTTCTCATGCCGTTTTTTATTTCGTTACTATTTAAAGCTAGGCTAGCCATCGTAACTCTAACTTTATATATTCCGTGATAAGACTCCTCATGTCATTGTAGTTGTCGCAACGGGGAAGATCACTGAGCATCCAGGGTCCGGAACAGCCAACAGCCTCGCCTACCAGATATGATACATGTTTAGTGGTGCACTGCAATGTGAAAAACAAACTGATTGAAAAGTATAAAGAAATATTCATGCAATGAGAATCAACCGCGAAAAGCGGTCAAATAAAGCGACAGGTAGGTAAGTGCTAATATCGATCAGTacggatagagttagaccaagaaaagtctgcagcgattttgatagcccacgcagtgcaagtgttattttaaacgtcaaacttctatgaaattatgacgtataaataatacttgctctgcgtgggctatcaaaatcgctgcagagttttcttggtctaactctatgatgGTTGTTCTTGTCTacatgacagcgtgataaaacagtgtgtgtccgtcactttctatcccacggtgttaaaaagtgacagttattttatcaggtggataaagatggataaagccatccataatacgccggctgagcTCTATCTGTTTATTTAGAGTAAAAGTAGgtactgtacggatatgatgatcgctcttgtctacgtgatagcgtgataaaacgacggatattttgtcacgtggataaagccatccataataggcctgcgGTCTTGTAATTAAAGGACACTGGTTCCACCTAACCTATAAAGATAATTTAAGGACATTGTGTAGATAAAAGTAAGACTACCGAGCTCCCTACCTCATTTGTACTGTAGTTCTCCCAGTTCACGCACGGATCGTGATCTCTACTGATCTTCTGATACTGGTCCACTGACAGCTTCACATCTATGGTCTCGCCTGTGTTCACGTACAAGTAGTCCACCAGACCACCGTTGTATACTTCCACTTCTGTTAGGTAGGGTATAATCAGAACTATAACCTGTATTATAACTTTTTCTCTATCAGCTGTTTTATTTCGATTCGATAGAAAAGAAGATACAGAATATGATtgggtcaaattgtgttttttgaaaaacaaattatagccagcattcaatgaatgtagtattgGGTATGGTTCTTTAGGTACACTAGTGTCCcgtcccctccccctgacgcaaccccccttttagcatgaaatatgtcccggttgacggttttttttgtcttccccatacattagaacataatttgaccgaatcaagcGTACAAGTAATGTAGGCAAACCTAACTGCGCACTCCATAAGTTTCCAAATTGACCATAGAATTATGTATTGTTATGTTCCTTACCAGTAAAAGGTTCCTTAGAATAATGTACGTAGACGTGGTATCCCGGCGGAGTGGTGGTGATGCTGTTAGCGATGTCCAGGGCGTTGTGACGCAGAGTTAAGGAGTACCCGGCGCTTTGGGATGCCTTATAGCTCAACACCTGTTTAACAACtttgacgtaaaatgttttAACACAGAACCAAATAACTTTAAAACCTCCTCCTGCTTGCAGTCCTGAAAGCAGCTATCTGCTAAAGTGAGATAGATAGCACCTAATACGTATATTACTTTCTGACTCTAGCAGATGGCTGGTTCTGCTCTTGCAGGACTGCAATAATCAGGATCAAGAGTGCTATGCGACATTTCAACAGCGACAATATCAAGAGAGCTGTCACTTTCACTTTTTCTATGTAGCgaatatttagatatatttacgAAAAGGAAAATTGGCATGGCATTATTTTGTTTACCCGCGGTGTAAGAGTATAACAACGGCCCATCACGAATCCAAGACTTGAATCCACCTCCACATCTGTAAAAAGACCAAGTCTACTAGAACACCAATCAAAGAATTTATTAAGATTTTGGCTGGACATTTTATCAGAGAAAATATATTTAGGATTAAAGTACAAACATATAATCTTCTACTTACTTTCCACCAGCCCATCAAAACCATATTGCACGAAGAATTCGTCACTGCTATAGGTGATCTCTTCCCACAAATAGTCCAGGGTGACGTGGGTGAAGTTGAAGTCGCGCCAGACGGAGGTGAATCGAGGGTGTGAATACAGGCCATATTCCTGGCGGAAGGTTTAAATGATATTTCAAACATTGATTGGAAATTCTACAGCTAAATACTGATTACAGTGATTACTATCCAGACTTGTCATCTAAACATTTCTGCGATattttaactacacaaataagtAGCGATTTTCAAGTGCGTGAGGCATCAGGAGGATCACCGTCTCCATGTCGGAGGTTTTGTGGCTCGTGATCGGGGTGCTGGTCAGTTCCTGCACACATACTCTGATATAAAACTTACCTCCATCTTGTCGTACTTGTACGGTGGTTCTCGGCAGAACGTAAGGCTGGGGTACATGATCGTCTCGTTGAAATCGAAGTGTGTGTGAGTCGTGATCGGGATATTGATCAGTTTCCGCACACATGCTGTTATCTAAAaggataaaaaagtaaaaatttataaAACGTATGTTTCATTAGTTTGTTCAACCGGAGATGATTATCAATTATGTCCGAGATTTATTAGTAGGTATCACAACATTAACTTTGTCATATTTTTCTGCAGCAATCGGTAATCTTTTGTGAGTGATGGGGATGGCATGTGGTTGTGCGACATAATGGCAACATTGGATGTGGGCATGGGAATTACTATGATGTTAGAAATTTTGTCTGCATATGAGCGAGATGTATCACGGCAGCATCACTAGCCGCTGCTCAGTTCAGCAGCAGGTGAGCAGGTGAGTTCAGTGAGCGCCTGTTCAGTTTTGACCTAACATTACATGTGAAGGCAATCTTTGAAGGCTATCGGGTGGCTCTGATGTCTTGATGCAGCCTCTGTGTAAAACGTCTGTTTTTTTAGCTGGATCTGGATCAGGATGACCAGTACAAGTATTTTTTAAAGTGATAAATATGATTACCTGCTGTACAACTACGCAGCTGCATAGCAACACAACGAGCGTCCGGATGAGATTGGGTCCCTTCAGACACTGGTAGCATTTTTTCTTAAACGTCTCTGAAGGCGCTTCTgactaaaattttaaattgttttattgtttAGACAGAGACGGCAAAAATGGGACTTAAAGTTGCTTAGATCAACTAAACCGGCGTTCCGGAAGTATTTGAACCTAGCTCCAGAAGATGAATTAAAATTACCTTAAAATTAGCTAAAATGAAAGTAGAAAATTAGCCGCAAGTAATTATCAGTCCACTAAGGCTTAACTGTTACAAGCTAGAAATGGCGTTTAATTCAGCAAACTACAAACAATGTCGGAGGAATTTAATTCGAAGTCGAAtttgtacctaatataaacTATACTTTGATCTATGAAACCTCCAATCAAAGTTCTACATACCTCAGCATAAAGCTTCGACATCTTTGCTCAATCGTCCTCCATGTTGAAATACGTCCAAACGGCTGCACTTAACCGCAGTAAGTCCAGACAACTACGGCTAAGAGATATATTATAAGCGTTTACAGCAATCGTAAATAAAGATTAGGGTGATATTGAACTTATTTTCGCGATTAGATCAGCAAGGGCAGGCCAAGGTTttgtttgtacagtcagcagcaatagttgctaagcggacgaggtgttcaaaatgatcttgacgcgactttatttttaagagaataagagcgtgtcaaggtaattttgaacacctcgcccgcttagcaacttatgctgctgactgtagtATTTTCGACTGAGCGAGGAAGGGTTTTAGGGTCTTCTTAGTTCAGTGTCATATTAATAACTATGTTAATTTGGCGTATTCCCATTTCTACCTATAGTGGGAATAGGcgtattcatataaataattcccatttgttcccgcctcatgtatggcggcggtcacgtggggctgggacaaatgggaatacaccaaattaacataattataaatatgaCACTGCACTAGTTAACCCTGTTTGACAGTATTTTGAGTAGGTATTGTTTCCACAATTTTTATAACATTTGTCAGGCGCGTGGACACGTGGTTCACATTTTTTAGTACATgaggattattattatttgtatgtcttacCATATTTCGGGACCATAGGGTCTCGGACATTTGGGAGGCGTGCCGAAGCCAACAgctcagaggccctttaagacaaattAATCTAAAAGACATACATGTGGCGGATGCCATCCCCGAACGAATCATTATTgaagctttaggtatttcacaataaaaataagtacaaatggcggatttAACGCCTTAAGACATTTTCTTTAGGATCTATGTGGAGGACCAAACCTGGCTCGTAGCAGTTCATATGTACCTCTAGGTACCTAAATTGCGTGAATCACTCTTGTGGCATGCACATACTCGTAGTCTGGCAATCTAATTATCAGGTAGCGGCACATCAAAGTTAGCATACTTATTGGTTTCGCCAAATTCAATAAACGCCACGAGTGGGTGGTAAATCTGCCATAACGTCCTATTCTGCGGAATATTTAGAACTATACATAGCTATGTTGTTATGACAATAAGATCTTAATAAAAAGCGACTTCACAAAACATTTTAACATGCCATCATGTCATGTTATTCATCAGTAGTTCCACTTCACAAAATGGTGCTTTCCGAGAGTACGTACAAGttacttagggtggtattccgcctgtccaatttctttgtccaaagtcagtgcgtctcactctctcattaaagcagaatgtgagacgcaatacaatacaatacaaattttAATATTCTTTACCACCGTTACCTATTTATAGGTGTGCCTATAATATAAGAGTATGTATCCTCGATTCCTTCAGACTCCCCTCATCAGATCCTGACGTAATGATGAGAATCTGGGGGACATATAGATGAAAAATGTCTCCATCCCTGTCTTCATACAGAGTGACGGTATCTATAGTTGGTCttgccagtagaaaaaggcggcaaattagaaaaatgtaggcgcgaagggatatcgtgtcatagaacatttgaatttcgcgcctttttctactgacaagatttgcttgaccatctatatcagTATGTACTtactataagtaagtagttcGTATCACCACCGTTTGGTTGATAGCGCCATCTAGGAACAGTTAACTTAACGAAATTCTGTGGAACTGCACTACTTAAGTAACTAAGATCCATATTGATTGCAATCATTATTTTTGTAAAGCCCCGAAAGATGGCGCTAATATcaactattaaaattatttaggaCGAACTAAATTGACtatttgtttatgtttttaaattagcttaggcactagtttttacgaaagcgactgccatctgacctttcaaccgcGAGTATAGTTAATTGGTAGGTACACTCACAACAGAAGGGCCAATTTAAAATGGATACCTGCTTGcttcacaaataaaaacaagtgTAAGCTTACAGCATTTATTTACAGCTTTAGAATATTTACAACACGTGTAAAAACAAAATAGCCTAATACATAATACAATATATCACGATTCAAGGCACATGTATACGTTGGCGGTAAGTACTCGTACTGTGAACCTCAGGCACTTTATTTACCACATACTTCTTATTTGTACTAAGGTCAATACGGGTAAGTGTGACTGCGGGGTATAGTCGGatggttttaaaatgtcggTATCCACTTGATTGACTACCCGACGATGAATGACATTGTCGCTAATTACCTATGCAAAATGAAATGCAATCTGAACAAAAGATTCTAAACAGATAACATCTTTACCGCTTGAAGGATAGAGTTAAATTTACAATAGCAAGTACTCGATAAAGAACCTTTTCGAAACAATCCAAAAGGTCCTATAGGTATCGAGTACCTGCTACTATAATTCTAACTCTATTCTTTAAGCGGTAAAGTTGTTATCTGTATACGGAATCTCTTGTTCTTATTGCATTTCATTTTGCACAAGTTATTAGCGGTTTGGTTTAACAAAAGAAAACTATGCCATTCATCGACAGGTAATCTCTCAAGTAAGACATGACATTTTAAAACCGTACGACTTTAAATGTGGCTGgtccagtgttggccgaaagttaatgcgaattgaaaatgttggccattaaccattgtaaattgaaccttaaaccgtaacggacgattacagtttacgattcaatttataatggttaatggccagcattttcaatttgcattaactttcggccaacactgggcTGGTCTTCATATTGAGGCTTCGTTTAATGGTATTGCGAGTTCATACCATTTGCCACTAaaccatagaataaataatagtactaggtacagaagactcactctctaacaaaacgatcaagacagatatggccgctaggtggcgacagcgccacgcgcgtcttatggctagccaccaaaattgatgtggaacggatgtacttgtagctacctgttgcaaagcgacgaaatcgcggagtgagccacgcctgactaaACTCAAGTAGCAATGGACGGATCCAGGCCCCAACGTGGCCAGCCACATTTTAACGCAGCCACACTAACCCATATCGACTTTATATCTAAAGAAAAgagacaaaatacaaatacataccAAACATGCAACCATTATCACACTGAATAACAAAAtttgtaaatatatatgtagtgcgagcgagacaggCGACAACGCGGTCAGTAGTGCTAGCActctaaataatataaaatacacaCAAAAGCAATGAAAAAGCGTCACCCCGTATGAAAATTCTGAACAAAGTCACCCGTTTCCATTGATTTTTACCTACAGTATATCTGCTTACGattatacatattaaattaggtaataaataaagcGGTAACCATTTAAATGACCCATCGACAAACTATGGCGTGGCGTTAtgacttatacaaaatgaaagtacTTAAGTCATAATTTGACTGTATTGTAACTTATCAATTccacaattttgatagcatattCTGTTATACAAATTCAACCATCAAAATGATGATTATTCGAAATGTGTTTAAAAAATTAAGGTGGCGAAAActctaaaggtgacagtccatttccaaccgcatctgcactactgtcaattttactgtGGAAATTGACAGTAACAGCGACTCGTTCAGTACCagaagtgcagctgcggtcagaaatggaatgttaccctaatagTGACCGCATTATGctcacaaagaaaaaaaaacgaatttaactgatttgcaagaccgaagtgatcccataagagctccgtgaacaaagttttgtacaatTAGTACctagcagaagttgctaagcgagcgagttgttcaaaatgatcttgacgcgacttaatggttaagaaaataagagcgtgtcaaagtaattttgaacacctcgcccgcttagcagcTACTGATTGTACAGAGCTCTAAAAAATAGGTAGACGTGATTAAGAAgagaaaattaaccttttgtAGTAAAATGGATAAGCGGTGAAATTTTGTACGCATTACCGAAAGCTACCAATCTAGAAATGTATATAACCTGAAAATTGTATAACTTAATacttaaaaatacttataaatacaGATGAACTTAAatctataataattatatacatacataattacatatacatgtatataggtaagtacagtaCATACCTCTATGTAGTATAGTAATATGTTCCCGGTAGCAATCGGTTTCTAAAGATTATATGTAATTCCGCTTTGTATTATATTTTGGAGCTACCCTTTTCAAACGTCTAATAGCTCTTTGTCTTCAGTCTGGCAAGCGAATCTTACATCGCTTAAtagttattaataaattatgtactGATTCGCGAGTCAGATCCACCGACTTATATTTACCAATGTAACAAACAACATTTATTGACAATTCGGTATAAATTGATGAAACAAAAGTAAGGCCCTTGGACAAATAATTTATACCGAATTATCAAATCTTACTATTCACACAAGTTAAGTAACGCCAGGCTTTCTGTAACAGTTACATAGACTAGGCTCTTAATTTTCAGTAGAAGATACGAATAAACTTAACATAACTAACGCAACGAACGACATAGGCGCAAACGGAGCACCTGAATTTGGCTTTATCTTAGAGGCAATCTTTGCTGTAGCATTCTTCACATTACCCAAAAACTTATCGAGAATATCCGACCTAGCCGTGACGTCACACGCCGTATGGCTAATCGCTTCTAAGACGGGAGCTGTGAATACCCTGAAGTTAACATCTGCAGGGTTCATTTGTCCGTACATCCAGAACGGCAGCCTGTTAGAGAGAACCCATAAGTTCTGATTGCTGTCCACCTTAATGTCAGTAGGGTAGATCATGGTAGTGTCGTTCATGGAGATTCTACCCTGGTTCTTCATTGTATATTCCTTGTTGGACGTCCGCCAGCAAGCCACAGCGTTAAGGTTCACTAAAGAGTAGAAAAGGACGCCCGTTCTGGGATCCACGAAGGACGCACTTGATTGAGCATTTGGACCTCTGCTACCGAGTAGTTTAAAAGCATTGAAGTTAGCTTCAGCTAAAGTCTTGTTCCTCAGGTATTCTGTGGAGACAGCGAACTCATTAAAGCTCGCCATCGGGTGGAAATAGAGGGTGCTGTAGTTGTCAGAGTTAGGCGCTGAAAGTCCCATGCCGAAGATGGCGTCATCCCAAGTAAAGTTCAATCCTTTAATGTTAAACTCGCAAGCTAGAGGATCTTGGTTGAAGTAATGATGAGTAATTCTCCACGATTCGTTCTTTTCCCACGAGTAGACTACGATTCCCGCCTTACCAACGTCGCCGGCGTACGCGAAAGTTTTTTCGCAATCGAAATCTTCCACGGCAATGTTGGCGAATCCAGAATCTTGTTTGACCTGATCTGCAGGGAACGTGTACTTTCTCAAAAGATTATCTGTCTTCAAGTCGTAGACGATGATGGAGGGCGAGAATTTGGTACCGTTAGTTTCGAGCCTGCCCATCTTTCCGCTGTCGAGAACCCAAAGACGACCGCACTTGTCAGCTCGGACCCTGAACGGTGAAATGATTTCTGGAGGTTTTCCATCACTACCGATAGAATGCGCTGCCCAACTCGGGTAGGGGATTAAGTTCGGTGACTTCGTGCTATTATCTGGAATTAAAGAAATATGCCGTTAAGTTCACTTAATTCTGGTTAAATATTTGTTACGAACTTACACGATACAACAAAACGCGCTGTTTAAACATAGTTTAACAAAAGACTGCCTACTATTAAAACATTAATGGACGCATGTATGTCAACATCCATTATTACAGCGAAAGTTATTTCAAATAGCTCGCTGATGTACCTGTCTGTCGATGTTTAATACCAGAATGGAATTGAAAAGGAATGGTTATTGAATATACTATTGTCAACTCTTTTGTGTTctctacataatatatatatgtaggtatctatAGACTTTCACTATAAATACTATTGAATAGGAGGTATTCACCATGTATAATATTTGCTTTAATGAGTTCCAGATATTTCGGCACAGTGCACATGCCATCTTAAATTCTTCACGGAGTAACGTGAAAGTGGAAAATACGTATGACTCAGGGTCGTACAGTCACTTGGTAGACAAGCCAAAGGTGTTTTAAACATTAGAATTAGGTACTCTCTTGTAATTTCATTAATCAAAATcgttagtaggtatttatgacGAACTTTTTCGTGACTGAGGAAAAGGCTCTTGTATCTGAGTCACATTGTGATTGTGACAATTGAAATGGATTCTAATGGGTAAAGTATTACGGCAGTAATTACGCTAATGTGGTTTTAGTTTGTCAAAACACTAATAGTTTTAGGAAGTCAGTGACATCGTCATATAAGTGCCTAACGTGTTTGTTTCCGGTCACTTTAAATCTGGGaataactgtattaattaatttatgacGTCTCATATTTTACTAGTTATTGTTCAGTATGTGGAGTAGAACATTTTGAAGTGTAGATTTGAACCAAGagaattctgcaacgatttggtTGTTAtgctcagtgcaagtgttattttaaatgtcaaacttctatgaagttatgacgtacctataaataacatttgcactacgtgtgctatcaaaatataCATGACAAGAGAGAGCAGGACAAAATGGACCAAAATTATAACGGAGTGGTTCCCACGGGATGGCAAAGGGAAACAAGGCGGCCAATTCAAAAGGTGGGgagataatatttaaaaaatcggaGGAGTAGAATGGCTCAAGAAAGCAGCGGACAAAACAGAATGGAGGAAGCTGGAAGACGCCTATGTGTCACTTGACACGCTGACCACTAAACCGGAAAAACGGATGTGCTAGTTAATAAGATTTTAAGTATGTAAAATATGTTGTATTTATGTTTAGTACCAGCAATAAAggctaaaatataaaaaatataatatatggtATCTGATCAACATAATTAGAATATACCATCATCATTATTCATCGTCATTTATATAGGTATCACGATTTAATTCAGAACGCAGATTTTTGACTTCTGTCTCATCATTACTATTGAGAAGCTTATTGTTTACATAGAAACGATGATTTATTGTTTACATAGAAATTTTACCACGTTCAAGTAAATTGTTAATATGAGTCAGACGCGTCGATCGACCATATCGTGTTCCTTGTTACTTTGACTGAAGACCTAAAATTGCCTGACATTTCACAGACAAAAATGTATgtgtaaataagtaaatatcgTTCGCGTGTTAGTAACTAATGCCCTCGTGTCATCGGACGAACTATTTCCATAGCAGACTCGTAACAAAAGCTAAGTTCATTTGCCTGTCTGTATTTAGAAAGCCATTTGGTTTTATTATCATTGTAGTAAGTGGTTGTAAAGTACGTCTCGAAGAACACAAAAACATAAGTCGTAAAGGGCCCAGTCAGGCAGTCAACCGCCAATTCTACGCAAGGACAGTAAAATTTGTTTCACCTATAATTTTGATGTACAGGACCTATGTTTAAAAGCATTAAAGCACGTCTGCTCTTAAACCAAATATCTTTTCCAAGgaacttttttaattacatgAGACTAGGGTTCCCATACGTCAAGAAAGGATAAATGTAATTAACAACTTAAAACCCAGTGTTTTAGAACTATATCTACATAACATATTTAATGTCTATGAAAAGACAGAACATCATCATGATGCAAGCATAAGCCAGTGGTTCAATAATAACAGGTCCACCTCACCATTCAAGTTAACATAATTTAGCGTAGACGGCACCCCATGCTTCCACCGCGGCACCGTGACGAACAGCCTATCCTGATACACCTCCACGCCCATCGGTATGTTGTTCTCCGGGATGAACGTCTTGCTGTCGATCGCCTGCTGCCGCGCCTCGGGACTGGCATACTGGTAGTCCAACTGGCTCCATTCGAAGACTAGGTGGAGCTTGTCGCTCGACGCGAGGCAGGCGAGGGAGAGGAGAAGAAGGGAGCGGAGCCCCATGTTGGTCACTGGAATAGAGGAAATATATGGTTAAGTAGTTACA
The genomic region above belongs to Cydia splendana chromosome 13, ilCydSple1.2, whole genome shotgun sequence and contains:
- the LOC134796371 gene encoding degenerin-like protein asic-1; translation: MSKLYAESEAPSETFKKKCYQCLKGPNLIRTLVVLLCSCVVVQQITACVRKLINIPITTHTHFDFNETIMYPSLTFCREPPYKYDKMEEYGLYSHPRFTSVWRDFNFTHVTLDYLWEEITYSSDEFFVQYGFDGLVENVEVDSSLGFVMGRCYTLTPRVLSYKASQSAGYSLTLRHNALDIANSITTTPPGYHVYVHYSKEPFTEVEVYNGGLVDYLYVNTGETIDVKLSVDQYQKISRDHDPCVNWENYSTNECTTKHVSYLVGEAVGCSGPWMLSDLPRCDNYNDMRSLITEYINMYEDHNYTSCPRICRSYLYNAFVTFRRSDYTWDSMKKVWALNSGVATLETHLYIHFNTMMVSVYEERYNYDWNLFLSDLGGSIGFLLGLSVVGLMSMFGKLWGITVQPFIKPKDAPSSPGSAATADVKTVSKDLAMDLDYLKKCQEWHIKNDCNKK
- the LOC134796360 gene encoding protein yellow → MQPCRTISNRQKSIATRLEAGMQVWLPQSPPSNRPLKTCPSASVPLTSVSNKYYVISTRGNQKVTNMGLRSLLLLSLACLASSDKLHLVFEWSQLDYQYASPEARQQAIDSKTFIPENNIPMGVEVYQDRLFVTVPRWKHGVPSTLNYVNLNDNSTKSPNLIPYPSWAAHSIGSDGKPPEIISPFRVRADKCGRLWVLDSGKMGRLETNGTKFSPSIIVYDLKTDNLLRKYTFPADQVKQDSGFANIAVEDFDCEKTFAYAGDVGKAGIVVYSWEKNESWRITHHYFNQDPLACEFNIKGLNFTWDDAIFGMGLSAPNSDNYSTLYFHPMASFNEFAVSTEYLRNKTLAEANFNAFKLLGSRGPNAQSSASFVDPRTGVLFYSLVNLNAVACWRTSNKEYTMKNQGRISMNDTTMIYPTDIKVDSNQNLWVLSNRLPFWMYGQMNPADVNFRVFTAPVLEAISHTACDVTARSDILDKFLGNVKNATAKIASKIKPNSGAPFAPMSFVALVMLSLFVSSTEN